The region TGCTGGAGAAGTGTTGTCCCTGCTCGGGCATGTAGACAACGGCTCCCCCTACTGCCTCCACCACATCGGTGCGCTGGCACTCACCCCGTTGGCAGAGCTCTCTGCGGGCACAGCGCTCCACATGGCGTCTGCCCAGGGGCAGGAAGGGCACAAAGCTGGTCAACAGCTTCTCCTGGATGATGCTGGAATGGAAGAATCCACCTGGGGGGAGAAAGACAGGGCTGTTCAGAACTGTTAGAACATAATAACATAAAACTTTTAGGACAGTTGTATTCTAAATGGATGGGGCTGTTGATTGATAAGTCAATTAGGCTCTTACTTCTGCTGTTATTGAATACTGCCTGTGAGATTGCGTCCTCCAGATCCACCAgcctgatctcctctctctccttgccaGCCTGCCGGGTCTCCAGGGCCATTCGGTGAATCACCTCCTCCCCAATGGTGCTGCAGCCACAAAATACAGCCAGTCAGTCAAACTTTCATCACAATACAAACAGACAAATTGCTTAGCGGTATCCACCGGCAAATAGCAGGCAAGTCCTGATGGATGGGGCAAGTGATCCTGatgaggtgagacacacacacacacattgaagtCCAGCTTATAAGCACTTCCATTTCAGAACCAAATGACAGTGAACGCTAACTCATAATAGGGGCTTTGTgatacaaattatttctacaacCTACATGATATGCTCCTGTTGTTAGAGCAATAACCAGACCTCTCACAGAATCAGGGCACTAAATGAACACTTCTCGACTGAACTGCAGTAGTATTGTCAAATTCCCTGGACAATGGCTAGGTTATACAGGAACTCTACAGGGGATCGATCTACTAAAAAGCACAATGATAGTTCAACATCCAAACCTTCAAACGTAGGATATTTATAGTAACCGTGAGATAGACATTCAGTCAACTACCACAAGGCCATCTACATCAGCCTACTGCTACCTGATGAAGATGTAAATGGCCTTGCGGTAGTTGGTGCCGAACACGGTGTGTGAGGGTCCGAGGAAGGGCTTCAGGATGTCGATGACCCCCGGGGGCATGTTCTCCATCTCATCAAAGATGAATATAGAGCGGGCACATGCCGTCAAATTCCCTTGCACCCAGTCCTTCAGCTCCAGCTAAGGGACAATAGGGAGGAAAGAGTGGGGGTCAGAACCACTTAGCAATGCATGAAAATAATGTTGTTTCACAAGGTAATGAATGGCTCAGTCATACAAAATGCAGGAAAGGTTGTGGTTACAACATAAAGCTGTGACTTGACAAGTGCACATCAAGCTGATTGTAGGGGAATAGTACGGTCTCAAACGGTAGGCATTGcaaaggtgtgtatgtgtgagctCTAAGCAGTACATGATACTCTGTGGTCCAAGTTGGGAGAGATGCGCTACCCTGTACTGTTGGACGCGGTCAGGCGAGGGGAAGTGTAGTGTTGGCACAAACTGATGGATGTAGGGGCTGCCCATAGCCGTGCCATACAGGTGTCTCCCCAACATGGAGCTGACCAGAGTCTTGCCCGTCCCTGACCCCCCATGGAAGGACAGGACAAGGGGCCGGTCTGGACTCTCCTTCTGAAGGAAGTTTGCCACCTCCTCTGACACCGTGTCCTGGGCCAGATGCTGTCCGTAGAGATTCTTATACAGATCCCATTCCAAACCTGGGAAGATAGATTTGCAGAGATCAAGGTGTTGGACTAACAAAATGTAGTTAGATCAAGACCATCAAACTTGCCATGATTTCAGTATGACAGCAGGGCTACAAAACAAAACACTTGGCATGCACAGATATGTGAGGGAACAGTCAAGCGAAGATAATAACCCCTTTGAAAGGTTTCCTTCCCCTTTCATCTGTGAGTGTAGTCTgtttgcaagctagctagctaacaagaaaCATCTAAGACAGCTGGCAAGCTAGCTTGCTCTGAACCATCGCATGACAATAAACGGGTTGCCTCTGCGCTCTCACTTGCCAAATAATCTTTCATAGCTAGAGGATTTGTTTCCCAAATTTTGTTTCGTGGCTGGCATCAATATAGTTTCGGAACTtaccaaaaatgttttattttacctttatttaactaggcaagtcaattaagaacaaattcttattttcaatgacggcctaggaacagtgggttaactgcctgtccaggggcagaactacagatttgtaccttgtcagctcggggattcgaacttgcaacctttcggttactagtccaacgctctaccctgccgccccaaaaattATACACTTAAAGTGACACAGCGCAGAAGAAACTCGTTGTTGTCACGCGATGAACCAATCCTAACTAGCCTATGCTGATCAGACCAGACACGTCACGTGctttgcaaaatacatttagaaatccatgttattcaattattgaaCCAACGAGTGTCTGCGTTGTCAAGGGCTAAAAGTCCTTTCTATTTAGATtgcactgcaagtcctgcctctcccatctcctcattggtttatagaagcagatacccacgtgccatctcctcattggttatacccaatgtgggtgattgaaagacaaactgttttgccgggtcgtcgtggtaatactatgaaagtttagatgccaatcaccatataagttcaaagatgaaaaagcctggaaggaggagatgactagaaatgattcggttgaccgttttctGTGTGGATTagttgtcggagtagaggaccttgtgcatttcaggtaaaataacaacttaatgtttatatcccaggacaaattagatagcaacagcaagctagttaaatagaacaaattagctagcatgtgcaagctagctagctaaattgccatacatgtttaatgcttttcgacctgtccccaaattaatgtaattggttcagagtttgttttgatattttaacctgcgtgtcgtgatcgtgttagatgtggggggacaaaatacatttctgCACGATGGCGCActcgcgcagccggtttgggttccctGTAACAGTCTAATATAATTAGCTTGTTAGCTAATGTTATTATAAAGATTCAAAATTtgttaactatactgaacaaaaatataaatgcaacatgtaaagtgttggtcccatttttcatgagctgaaattaaatatCCCAgtaattttccatatgcacaaaaagctcatCGCAGACGGCGTTTTTTTTCTGATGTCAAcgctgtgaacagagtgccccacggtggtggtggggttatggtatgggcaggcataaactgcAGACAATGAACATAATTGCATTatgagataccgtgacgagatcctgaggccaattgtcgtgccattcatccgccaccatcatcTCATAATGTACAgctcatgtcacaaggatctgtacacaattcctggaagcttgaaaatgtcccagttcttccatggcctgcatactcaccagacatgttacccattgatcatgtttgggatgctctggattgtcACGTTCCAGTTCCtgcaaatatccagcaactttgcacagccattgaaaaggagtgggacaacattccacaggccacaatcaacccTACGCAAAGATGTATTACGCTGCATAAGGcaaaatgcatatctgtattcccagtcatgtgaaatccatagatcagggcctaaataaaatactgatttccttatatgaacgttaactctgtaaaatcattgaaattgttgcatgttgggttTACAATTTTGCTCAGTGTAGCTAATCATTTGCAGAACCATTTAATATCACTACGTTCGTTCGCTAGTTAACTCTAGCCATGGGGTCTTCTTACAAACAATAAACTGGAGCAGCTCACCAGCTGGTTAGCTATCTAGTCATAGCTTCCGTTTTCTTACCTCGTATATTTGGTTTAAAATCACAATTGCAGTCAGAAGATATGGTACAGCTGATGCGTTCAAAAAAACATTGGACACCGGGggaaaaataaagtaaaaccatCAGAACCAGCTGTATAGCAGCCCTTCTGACAGCCATCTTGCTGGTTATGTGTCTGACCGCCGAGAATCTGTTGCCACGCAATCAAAATGTTCAAGTGTCACCGCTAGGGGTCGTCGTTTGTAGTTTTATTTTcttttaaattaatttaaacaAACCACCGCTATGCTTAACATGAACAGCAACTCCCACAATACATCTGAATAAACGAAGTCCGGAGCGGTGAGTTCTGTCAAGGCGAGGGATTTCGGACTGTTTTGAAAGCAATCAGTCGTTGATAAAATATCAAACTTTACTCGGTATTGCGGCGGTTCGGCACGTCTGTGGTGTGATTGGGTTAGAGATGGTAGGAGACCGTGATAGAGAAGAAAGTGGGGCAGGTATGGAGCATAGTGGTACAAATAAAGGAGGaagtaagaaagagagaaagggagtatGGTTAGAAAGGAAGCAAGAGGCAGAGAGGAGCCAGAAAAATAAGTTTGAAGAGAGCAACATAGTTTCCAACGCTAGCGGCATTTCGGAGGTAGAAAGTGCGGAGGAAGGGCAAGAAAGACGCTAGGGGAGCATGTGGTTGAGGAGGAGCATAAATTGATTCTGAAGTTTAGGGGGAAGGGGACGATGAGTCCGATAAGGTTGACGGCTGTGATAAAATAGTTAAGAGATGGGAACTTGTTGGTGTTCTGTACGGACATGGCGCAGAGATCTCTCAGAGTGAAGCAAATAGGGAAGTGTAAGGTGGTGTTGAGCAGCTGGAATGATAAAGGGGCGATAACAGGAGTGCCTGTGATTGTTAGCACTAAAGATGCAAGGGACAATTTGAGAGGAGGCGTTCTAGTGGATGTTCAAAGATTGCAAGCAACAAGGGTGGGGGTTAGGTTAGATAGCCCATCTTCTGTTAAACTTCAAGGACCGGGTactgccaaataaagtaaccATAGGATATATGAGTTATTATGTGAGGGCTTATGTACCAAAGCCTTTAAAATGTTATAACTGCCAGAGGTTTGGGCGTGTGGCAACAGCCTGTAAAGAGAGAAATTGGTGTGCCAGGTGTGGAGGGGAGCATGAGTATGGGAAGTGTGGGGATGGTGTACAACCGAAGTGCTGCACCTGTGGGGGTGCTCATAGTGTGGCATATAGTGGGTGTGAGGCTATGGAGCAGGCAGTGGAGGTGCAACAAGTGAGAGAGGAGTGTCATATGCTGAGGTAGTGAGGGTGGTCCAGTGAGATACAGGTTCAAGGGAGAGATGTGTAGGAGCATCTAGACCAGGGATTACGGGGCAGGTGGGAGGCGATATGGTATACATAGAAAAGAGAAAGCTGGTGACGTTCATAGCAGGAGCTATCAATAGCACTGCTGGAGTAGAGTCTAAAACAGAGGATTCAGCTAATAGTTAAAGCTGCTGGGAGACATCTGAGTATGACAGGGTTGACATGGGAAGAGGTTTGAGACGACCTCAATCAACCGAGGCTGGAGTCATCTATTACTGGATCTTAGTTGTGGTGGTAGTACTACAATGGAATGCTCGAAGCCTGTTGGCTCATGGGCAGGAGTACAAGCAGTTCATTGTAGATATGCCAGCTAAGCCTGATGTGATTTATTTGTGTGCAGGGTACATGGCTCAAACCGAATGTGGAGTTTATCATACAGGGATATGTAGTGGTTTGTAGGGACAGCGATCTAGAGGGAGGGGGATGTGTCACCTTCATAAAGAAAGTACTTTCCAACAGGATGCTAGGCAGAGGTATTGAACAGGAATATGTGGTTGAGAGGAggggtgatagtggtagtgaacTACTATAAAGTCAGATATTGGACCTGGAAGTGCTGGAGAGGGTTGAGGGCCAGGATAGAAGTAAGGTAATGTGGTATGGGGATTTTAATGCCCATGACACGCTCTGGGTGGGAAACGGATGGATGGAAATGGCCAAGTGATGAAAGATCTGGTGTGCCTGAATGATGGCAGAGGGACCAGGATTGATTTAGCCACAGGGAAGGAGTCTGCCTTGGACCTCACTCTGGTATCTAGTGCGATGGCAGGAATCTGTAAATGGAAGGAGTCAACAGTAGGGAGTGATCATTATCCCATAGCATGCACAGTAGCCCGGAGGGAGGAGATGTCAGTGGATGGAGTAGGCAGGTGGGTGTTTGGAAGGGCAAAGTGGGATCAGTTTCAGGAACTGAGTGAGCAGGTGATGTCTTAGGTGGATATGAGAGGGGATGTGGATAGTATGAATAACTGGGTGAGAACAGCGTTAGTGGGGGCAGCTACTGAGGCTATACCTAAGAgttcagggaggaggaggaaagcagTCCTATGGTGGACGGAGAAGTGACGGGCAATGTTTAGTAGTAGGAACAGGGCATTTAGAATACTGAAAAGGACGCATAActaattttaattttatttaactaggcaagtcacttaagaactaattcttaattacaatgatgacctactccggccaaacccggacgatgctgggctaattgtgcagctccctatgggactcccaatcacagccagatgtgatgcagcctggattcgaatcagggactgtagtgacaactcttgcactgagatgcggtgccttagaccactgcgccactaggGAGTCCAGCCTGATTCAGTATAAGCAGGCCCAGaccctggtgaggagaactatccatCAGGCAGAGATCATGTTGGCGTCGGTTCTGTGACACCATTGGAAGGGCGACACCTGTGGGAGAAGTGTGGTGGATGATTAAGAGGATGAGTGGGGTCAGAAGGGAGTGAGATTATCCAGTGTTAATGAGTGGAGAGGATTTGACAGTAACATGAGAAGGCAGAGATGATGACCAAAGCGTTTGTCGAAGTGCATAGCTCGGCAAATATGTCAGAGGggcagaagggggagagagaacgagagaggagcaCCCTGGTATGCTGGATAGTAGGGAGGATGTAAATGATGCATTGAATTTACCTTGGAAGAGATGAAAAGGGCAATAGGTAAGGCTGGGTTAACTTCACCTGGGAAAGATGAGGTGTGCTATGTTATGTTGGCCCATCTTAGTGATGAGGCACTGGATAAGGTTTTGGTGTTgtacaacacagtgtgggagggggggggggggggattaccaAGCAATTATAAGGAGGCAGTAGTTGTACCAATCCGGAAGCCAGGAAAGGACCCAATGAGGCCAATAAGCTATCGGCCTATAGCTGTAACATCACATGTATGTAAGATTATGGAACGTATGATTACGGAGAGGATGACTTACTTCTTGGCGAGCAGGGGGCTAGTAATCGCTACATCAGAGTGTGTTCAGGAAGGGAAGGGGAACTATGGACCCAGTGCTCTGCTTAGAAGCGGCCAGGAAGGCTCAGGTGAACGAGGAGACTGTTGTCGCTGTCTTTTCTGATATGGAGAAGGCGTATGATATGATGTGGAAGGAGGGATTGTTAATCAAGCTTGATATTATGGGGGTAGGAGGAAGAATGTACAACTGGATAAAGGATTTCATGTTTGGAAAGTCTATCCAGTTGAGGGTGGGAAAGTCACTATCAGGCATCTACCTGGTGTATAACAGTACACCACATGGGAACGTGATTAGTCCTCTGTTGTTCTCAATCATGAACAATGATGTTTACTCTCAGGTACAGCCGGATATCGGGAGGCCGTTATTTGCAGATGATGGGGCCTTATGGAAGAGGGGAAGAAATGTGCCATACATAGCCAGGAAGCAATGGATGAGGTAGAGTGGTGAGCATTAATGTGGGGATTCAGGTTCCCTGTAGAGAGAACTCAGTGTTTTTTACAAGGAGGAAGGTGGGAGACAAGGTATGCTTGAGGTTATACAGTATAGGATAAActtggagagggagggggccttCAGGTTCCTTGGTATACTTTGACACTAGACTGACCTGGACAGAACACATTGAGGGAGTTGTGGGAAAGTATAAGAATGTGATGCGCTGTCTGACGGGAAAGGATTGGGGGGCTTGACGTTCCTCATTGACGACCATGTATGTTGCAATAGACTATGACAGTATAGTATATGGTTCGGCAGCCCGGACTTCATTGGAAAGACTAGATGTCATACAGGGACAAGGACTCTGAATATGTAGAGGGGCGTTTCGGACGTCCCCAGTGGCTTTACTACATGTGGAGATGGGGGATATGCCATTACAGATTAGAAGACAGTAGCTGGCAATTAATTGATTGGGTCAACCTACAGGGACATGGGGTTTCTCATCCTGCAAAAGGGATTTTACAGCCATGCTGGGAAATGAGCGAAGACAGAACACAATCTTTGGGTGGGTAATATCCAGGGGAAGGAGATGGGATTGAATGGTAGGGAGTTTAGTCCAACAGTAGCTATTCTTGTAAATCCACCATGGCTACTCCTGCCTCCAGTAGTTGATCTAGAAGTGTTGGAGAGactacagaaagatagggagggtgttgatccatctgatttTTTAAAGAGACGTCTAGATACTGTGTATCAGGAATTTGTGGCCATTTACACAGATGTTTCAAAAGATCCAAGGAGAAACGAGTCAATAGAACTCATTAATTACAAATAGGAGTCACTGAGTCACAATAAGAGAGGCTGAGTATCCTCCCTTGCCCTGACTCATCATAATGCCAGAGCTCTAGGACTGTTGCATCCTcagatccttctctctctctcacacactaccagtcaaatgttttgacacacctactcattcaagggtttttctttattttttacaattttctacattgaagaataatagtgaagatagcaaaactatgaaatacacatatggaatcatctagtaaccaaaaaagtgttaaacaaattcaaatatatttttgattcttcaaagtagccacgctttgccttgatgacagatttgcgcactcttggcataCTCTTGCTTCAtgtggaatacttttccaacagtcttgaatagttcccacatatgctgagcacttgttggctgcttttccatcactctgtggtccaactcatcccaaaccatcccaattgggttgtagtctggtgattgtggaggccatgtcatctgatgcagcacttcatcactctccttggtcaaaaagcccttactcagcctggaggtgtgttgtgggtcattgtcctgttgaaaaataaacaaTAGTCCCACTAACCGAaagccagatgggatggtgtatcactgcagaatgctgttgtagccatgctggtgtgccttgaattctaaataaatcacaggcattgtcaccagcaaagcaccccctcagaattactcctcctccatgcatcatggtgggaaccacacatgttgATATCATCCATTCagcttttttatttaacctttatttaactaggcaagtcagttaagaacaaattcttattttcaatgactgcctaggaacagtgggttacctgcctgttcaggggcagaacgacagatttgtaccttgtcagctcgggggtttgaacttgcaaccttccagttactagtccaacgctctaaccactaggctacccgacTCTGCATGTCACCAAGAgtcagaggttggaaccaaaaatcttacatttggactcatcagaccaaaggacagatttcctgtctaatgtccattgtttctgtttcttggcccaagcaaatctcttcttcttattggtgttctttagtagtggtttctttgcagtaattcgaccatgaaggcctgattcacgcagtctcctctgaacagttgatgttgagatgtgtctgtcacttgaactctgaagAATTACTAGAGGGGTTGCTATGTCATAAACCCCTGAAGTTCCAGAATGTAATGGATTACAATGGCAGCCATtatggtcagggagaaatccaagcaagtctaattggaatgaatgatTGGCAGTAGAGGTGATGCTTTTCCTGTTTTTTACTTATGCAGGAAAATTAAAGTCAGGCATGTGATGtatcagaaattgtgtaatataattgtcaacctaaaatattgtcataTAATAATACATGTAGTTTATACAGGTTTTATAAAAATGTCTGTATAAATGGCCGCTAAATTATATGTAAACAAAACATAAATATCTAAATTCTTGTATTCTTGGAAAGCTGTGAGTGTTAGGACTATTACATAATACAATATCAG is a window of Oncorhynchus kisutch isolate 150728-3 linkage group LG3, Okis_V2, whole genome shotgun sequence DNA encoding:
- the tor2a gene encoding prosalusin, whose amino-acid sequence is MAVRRAAIQLVLMVLLYFSPGVQCFFERISCTISSDCNCDFKPNIRGLEWDLYKNLYGQHLAQDTVSEEVANFLQKESPDRPLVLSFHGGSGTGKTLVSSMLGRHLYGTAMGSPYIHQFVPTLHFPSPDRVQQYRLELKDWVQGNLTACARSIFIFDEMENMPPGVIDILKPFLGPSHTVFGTNYRKAIYIFISTIGEEVIHRMALETRQAGKEREEIRLVDLEDAISQAVFNNSRSGFFHSSIIQEKLLTSFVPFLPLGRRHVERCARRELCQRGECQRTDVVEAVGGAVVYMPEQGQHFSSKGCKSVPAKVNLFL